A single region of the Lates calcarifer isolate ASB-BC8 linkage group LG16_LG22, TLL_Latcal_v3, whole genome shotgun sequence genome encodes:
- the zmiz1a gene encoding zinc finger MIZ domain-containing protein 1a isoform X4 produces the protein MQPSMSSMKPGLTHSDGSFPYDSVPWQQNTNQPPGSLSVVTTVWGVTNTSQSQVLGNPMANSNNPMNPGGNPMGSGMSASAGGLNSPQFSAQQQQFPNKGGSNQPYMQQGMYSRPGYPGGPGGYSGSYSGGPNAPPGGMGMTSHTRPPGDFTQPAAAAAAAAVAAAAATATATATATVAALQETQNKDMNQYGQMCPSFQMGPAQAYNSQFMNQPGPRGPPGGMNPASMGSAMNNPNMSGPPMGMNQTRTPGMGHFGAHGQRMPQQGYPGGPRQGMPMQGMKRPYPGEASYGNQQYGPNSQFPPQQGQYPTSNASRPLPSPNYPGQRMPGQQGQGQYPPGMPMGQYYKQEPFNGQSTNFSGGGYSYGQGNGPPRPGNYPHSPVPGNPTPPMTPGSSIPPYLSPNQDVKPPFPPDMKPNMTALPPPPTNPNEELRLTFPVRDGVVLEPFRLEHNLAVSNHVFHLRPSVHQTLMWRSDLELQFKCYHHEDRQMNTNWPASVQVSVNATPLTIERGDNKTSHKPLHLKHVCQPGRNTIQITVTACCCSHLFVLQLVHRPSVRSVLQGLLKKRLLPAEHCITKIKRNFSSVAASAGNTTLNGEDGVEQTAIKVSLKCPITFRRIQLPARGHDCKHVQCFDLESYLQLNCERGTWRCPVCNKTALLEGLEVDQYMWGILNAIQNSEFEEVTIDPTCSWRPVPIKSELHIKEDPDGPLAKRFKTMSPSQMTMPNVMEMIAQLGPGPGPGPGPGPGPGPSPYPPHPGQHASGNGGDYPGAGNSYHSQGNFDFPHGNPSGGGVGGGGGGGGPPMNDFIHGPQLSHPPDGPGGLLSQDKPLNHGMNDAMSHPDQSHNSMQQSLHASPHPGSQTGPPLHHGGQSGPPLHHSGQSSQPPRQSQPQPQPQQPGQNSHPHSDLNFNPSSDGQMGQGAQDMPEPSLDLLPELANPDELLSYLDPPDLPANSNDDLLSLFENN, from the exons ATGCAGCCCAGCATGAGCAGCATGAAGCCCGGCCTCACACACAG TGATGGATCCTTTCCCTATGACTCTGTCCCCTGGCAACAAAACACCAACCAGCCCCCTGGGTCATTGTCCGTGGTTACAACAGTGTGGGGCGTGACCAACACGTCACAGAGTCAG GTGCTGGGTAACCCAATGGCGAACAGCAATAACCCCATGAATCCTGGAGGTAACCCTATGGGATCGGGTATGTCTGCCAGCGCAGGTGGGCTCAACTCACCTCAGTTCAGTGCTCAGCAGCAACAGTTCCCAAACAAAGGAGGCTCCAACCAACCGTACATGCAGCAGGGCATGTACAGCAGGCCTGGCTACCCAGGAGGTCCTGGGGGATACAGCGGAAG ttactCTGGAGGCCCAAACGCCCCTCCAGGAGGTATGGGAATGACCTCCCATACACGTCCTCCTGGTGACTTCACTCAGCCAGCTgccgctgcagcagcagctgctgtcgcTGCCGCCGCTGCTACGGCAACGGCCACAGCAACGGCCACAGTAGCAGCTTTGCAGGAAACCCAGAATAAAGATATGAATCAGTATGGACAG ATGTGTCCATCGTTCCAAATGGGACCCGCTCAGGCCTACAATAGCCAGTTCATGAACCAGCCAGGCCCACGAGGCCCCCCTGGAGGTATGAATCCAGCCAGCATGGGATCAGCAATGAACAACCCTAATATGAGTGGGCCACCCATGGGCATGAACCAGACTCGAACCCCAGGCATGGGACATTTTGGGGCTCACGGCCAAAGGATGCCTCAGCAGGGGTATCCTGGAGGACCTCGGCAGGGCATGCCCATGCAGGGGATGAAGAGGCCGTATCCTGGGGAG GCAAGTTACGGGAATCAGCAGTACGGGCCGAACAGTCAGTTCCCACCACAGCAGGGGCAGTACCCCACGTCAAATGCCTCCAGGCCGCTGCCCTCTCCTAACTACCCCGGCCAGAGGATGCCAGGGCAGCAGGGCCAGGGACAGTACCCACCTGGCATGCCCATGGGCCAGTATTACAAG CAAGAACCTTTCAACGGGCAGAGCACCAACTTCTCTGGAGGTGGATACTCCTACGGTCAAGGCAATGGG CCCCCCAGGCCCGGTAACTACCCCCACTCCCCAGTCCCTGGAAACCCCACACCCCCTATGACCCCAGGAAGTAGTATTCCTCCGTACCTGTCGCCAAACCAGGATGTGAAACCCCCATTTCCACCCGACATGAAACCAAATATGACAGCACTTCCGCCTCCTCCGA CTAACCCCAATGAGGAGCTGCGGCTGACGTTCCCAGTCAGGGATGGAGTGGTGCTGGAGCCGTTCCGCTTGGAGCACAACCTGGCTGTCAGCAACCATGTCTTCCACCTTCGACCCTCCGTCCACCAGACCCTCATGTGGAG GTCAGACCTCGAGCTGCAGTTTAAGTGCTACCACCACGAAGACAGGCAGATGAACACCAACTGGCCTGCTTCCGTCCAGGTCAGCGTCAACGCCACCCCCCTCACCATTGAGAGGGGAGACAACAAAACCTCCCACAAACCCCTGCACCTGAAGCACGTATGCCAACCTGGAAGAAACACCATCCAGATTACAGTCACCGCCTGCTGTTGT TCCCAcctgtttgtgctgcagctggTCCACAGGCCATCTGTGCGATCCGTCCTCCAGGGGCTCCTGAAGAAGAGACTCCTTCCTGCAGAACACTGCATCACCAAGA TCAAGAGGAACTTCAGCAGCGTGGCGGCCTCGGCGGGCAACACCACCCTTAACGGGGAAGACGGCGTGGAGCAGACAGCCATTAAAGTGTCGCTGAAATGTCCCATCACCTTCCGACGCATCCAGCTACCAGCGCGAGGGCACGACTGCAAACATGTCCAG TGTTTTGATCTGGAGTCCTACTTACAGCTCAACTGTGAGAGGGGGACATGGAGGTGTCCTGTGTGCAA TAAAACAGCATTATTAGAAGGTCTGGAGGTAGATCAGTACATGTGGGGAATTCTCAATGCCATCCAAAA TTCGGAGTTTGAAGAGGTCACTATAGATCCAACATGTAGCTGGCGACCTGTCCCCATTAAGTCTGAGCTACACATCAAAGAGGACCCAGACGGGCCACTGGCCAAGCGCTTTAAGACCATGAGCCCCAGTCAGATGACCATGCCCAATGTGATGGAGATGATCGCCCAGCTAGGGCCCGGTCCGGGGCCAGGTCCAGGACCTGGGCCCGGACCGGGTCCCAGCCCCTACCCCCCACACCCTGGTCAACATGCGAGTGGCAACGGGGGAGATTACCCAGGAGCAG GCAACAGTtaccacagccaagggaactTTGACTTCCCTCATGGGAACCCCTCTGGTGGTGGAgttggaggaggtggtggtggcggAGGTCCCCCTATGAATGACTTCATCCATGGCCCACAGCTCTCTCACCCCCCAGATGGACCTGGTGGTCTCCTCTCCCAGGACAAACCCCTTAACCACGGCATGAATGATGCA ATGTCCCATCCCGATCAGTCCCATAACTCCATGCAGCAGAGCTTGCATGCATCTCCCCACCCCGGCAGCCAAACGGGGCCGCCCTTACATCACGGCGGCCAGTCAGGGCCACCCTTGCATCACAGCGGCCAGTCATCGCAGCCGCCTCGCCAGTCGCAGCCTCAGCCGCAGCCTCAGCAGCCTGGGCAGAACAGTCACCCCCACAGCGATCTGAACTTTAACCCCTCCTCAGATGGGCAGATGGGTCAGGGAGCCCAGGATATGCCTGAACCCTCCCTGGAT TTGCTCCCAGAGCTGGCCAACCCAGACGAGTTGTTGTCATACCTGGACCCTCCTGACCTTCCCGCCAACAGCAATGATgaccttctctccctctttgagAACAACTAG